DNA from Candidatus Nezhaarchaeota archaeon:
GCCCACAGGTTCTTTAAGGTCGTAAACACGGAGGGCTCCGGGATTAGGCTTCTAGCTAATGAGTTGAGGGATGTAAAGGCTAAGTACTGTAAGCAGTGCTCGGAGCCTGCTTGCCTTGAGAGCTGTGGCGTAGGCGCTATATATCGGGTAGGCGGGCTCGTCTGTATTGATTACGATAGTTGCACAGGTTGCGGAGCCTGCGTTAGCTCTTGTCCCTTCGGGCTCATGTTTTGGTTTAAGGAGGCAAGCCTCCCGGTTAAGTGCAACCTATGTGGAGGCTCGCCTCTCTGCGTAAAGCTTTGTCCAAGGGGTGCTCTAGGGGTGGTAGTGCGTGATTAAGGGCGGTTACTTAGGCAAGGTAGCAAGAGTGAACCTAAAGGACAAGAGGGTCAAGATAGAGGAGGTGAGCGAGGAGTTCGCGGTAAAATACGTGGGCGGGAGGGGGTGGGCAGCTAGACTACTGTGGGATGAGGCGAGGGACGTAAGCTCAGCCTTCGACCCTAGCAACGAGCTCTTAGTCATGACAGGGCCCTTAACAGCTACCATAGCCCCTGGGGCCTGTAAAACTACCTTAGCCTCCATAAGCCCAGCCACGAATATCTATGGAGATAGCAACGTGGGGGGGATGTTCGGCATAGAGTTGAAGCAGTCTGGGCTGGATGGCATAGTGCTTGAGGGGGCCTCAGACAGACCGGTCTACATATGGATAGACGAGGGGGGCATTGATATACGGGACGCCTCCTACCTATGGGGGCTCGGTAGCCTTGAGGCGGAGAGGGAGATTAAGAAGGAGCTGGGGGAGGACGTGAGCACCTTAACAATCGGCCCGGCCGGGGAGAACCTAGTAAAATTCGCGTGCGTCACTTGCGACTATGGTAATCAAGCTGCGCGAACTGGAATGGGGGCAGTGATGGGGTATAAGAAGGTGAAGGCCATAGCTGCGAAGGGCTCGAGAAGCGTGCCCGTGGCTAGGGTTGATGAGGCCATGGAGATCTTTGAGGAGATCCTAAATTACATGTTGAGCAGGGAGGAGATTAAGGCTTGGTGGAGCCAAGGGCTAATGCAAGTAGTAGAGTGGGCTCAGGAGGCTTCGTGCCTGCCGGCCTTCAACTTCAAGTCAACTATATTCAAGCACGCTAGCCAGATAGGCGGGGCTGCCATTGCTAAGGCGAAGCAGCGAGACGTAGCCTGCTACCTATGCCCAATGGCTTGTAAGAAGCTCGTCGAGGCGAGGGGGAGGATGGTAATCGGGCCAGAGTACGAAACCGCGGTGTTCTTAGGCTCAAACGTAGGGGTATCTTCGCTTGAGGACGTAGCTTATGCTAACTGGCTGTGCGATAACCTTGGGCTGGACACTATCTCTGCGGGGGCGGCCGTGGCGTTCCTCATGGAGTGCCGGGAAGAGGGCCTAATTAGTGAAGATGAGTTAGAGGGGCTTGACGCGTCTTTCGGCAACGCCGAGGCCCTCTTCAAGCTGCTTGAAATGATAGCTTATCGTAGAGGCATTGGAGGGCTGCTAGCAGAAGGAGTGGAGAGGGCAGCGAGTAAGCTTGGAGAAAGGGCTAAGCGCGCAGCAATGCACGTCAAGGGCCTTGAGGTAACGGGGTACGACGTTAGGGCCGCGCCAGCCATGGCCCTAGCCTACGCCACTGCGGACATAGGCGCTCATCACAACAGAGCCTGGGCTATAACTTACGACGTAAAGGTAGGGCGGGATAGCTACGGAGAGGATAAGGTGAAGTGGGTAGTCTACCTACAGCACGTCAGGCCGCTCTTCGACTGCCTTGGGGTGTGTAGACTGCCTTGGGTAGAGCTGGGGGTTGACTTAAAGCTCTACGCTAAGCTCTATGAGGCGACCACAGGGGTAAAGACGGAGCTAAGCGAGCTCCTTAAATCCTCTGAGAGGGTTTTCAACCTAACGAGGGCGATAGCTGTATACAGAGGGCTAAGCAAAGATAAGGACACCCTTCCTGAGAGGTTCTTTGAAGACCCTATTCCTGAGGGACCATTAAAGGGGGCGAAGCTAGATAGGGATAAGTTTCAGCAAATGATATGTAAGTACTATGACGTTAGGGGATGGGACCCAGAAACAGGCTGGCCGACGCTAAGTAAGCTTCGTGAGCTAGGCCTTAGCGACGTAGCAGAGGCCCTCTACGGAGGGAGGGGGAAGTGAGGCTGGGGATAATAGGAGCTGGCAGGATAGGCGAAGCCTTAATATCAGGCCTACTTAAAGCAGGCTTCGTTAAGCCGAGTGGTGTCATGGCTAGCGACGTTAGCGAAGCTAGGCTTAGGCACATATCTTCAGCTTACGGCGTTGAGTGCGTCAGCGACAACGTGAAGGTAGCTAGGTCCTGCGAAACGGTGGTGTTATCAGTAAAGCCCAAGGACGTCCACAAGGTCCTAGAGGAAATTAAAGGAGAACTAACAGCTAGCCACCTATTAATCTCTATAGCAGCTGGAGTCGCAACGAGCTACATAGCGAAGGTACTAAGTAAGAGGGTGCCTATCGTGAGGGCGATGCCTAATGTAGCGGTGCTCGTTAGGGAGGGGATGACGGTGGTAGCGCCTGGCCCCTGGGCTGAGGAGCATCACGTAAAGCTAGCTGAGGAGCTCTTTAGCTCCGTTGGGAAGGTTATGAGGCTACCGGAGGACTTCTTCGACGCCGTCACAGCGCTGTCAGGAAGCGGGCCGGCCTACGCCAGCCTCATCGTCGAGGCTATGATAGATGCGGGCATACGCGTCGGCCTACCGCGCGAAGCCGCTACTATTTTAGCCGCTCAGTCAGTCCTCGGCGCAGCTAAGATGTTACTCGAGACAGGGGAGCACCCGGCTAAGCTTAGGGAAATGGTGACCACCCCGGCTGGAGTTACTATCGAGGGGATAGTGGAGCTCGAAGAGGGTAGGCTAAGGGCCACTATCATAAAGGCGATAACTAGAGCCACCCAGCGTAGTAAGGAGCTACTAAACCAATAGGTGTTAAGCCTCGACCTCGCCTACGAGAGGCCTAAACGTCCACTCTTCACGCTCCCCATAGAGCCGGCGTAGCAATTCTACCGCTGTCTGCCTCGGGATCTTCATGAACAGCTTCCCTAAGTGCTTACAGAATTGCTTAGCTACAGCTACTCGGCTCCAGTCAGCGCAGTCGTGGAGGACTACCTTCGAGTCCAAGTCTAATATGATAGTGTACTCCTTAACTCTAGCCTTAAGTAGCCTAGGGCCCGCTTCCTCTAAGCGAACCTCTTCGTCAGGTATTTCTCGCGTTCTCTCAAACCTACGCTTATCCATGAATAGCTGGAGCAGCCTAGCTGGGTCGCTGCTAGACAGTATAGAGCGGGCCTCTGCCTCCCTCCTAGCCATTACCATAGGCGGAGGGGCTACCCTACGCCCAGCAAGAAAGCTCTCTGCTCTACTGAGAAGCTCGGCTTGACGTGCATTAAGCCTACCCATCAGGTTAAGCATTTGTAGGCAGTTGGCGACGGCGTATCCATGGAAGTGGTTGTTAAAGTACCCATAGAGGGCCTCCACCCTAGAGAGGGCGTCGCTAAGCCTAGGGACCCACGACTTAAGCTCGTCTAAGCTGTAGTAGTAGTTATACCAAGGCCTAGCCCCTCTACCATGCCACCGGACGTAGGTAAAGGGCGCAGTAGTCCTAACGAGCGGAGGCAGCAGGGGCTCGTCGACCACGACGTATGCCACTTCGAAGCGCTCGAGGAGCTTAAAGACCTCCTCAGCGATCCAAGAAGGCTCCCTAAACTCAATGGCAAACTTGTATCCTTCAGGCAGCTCCGCCAGAAGCTTTTCAAGCTTCTCAGCATCTAGGCTCAGCGACGGCGGAAGCTGGAAGAGCAGAGGTCCAAGCTTACCAGCTTCACGCAGTGGGCTTAGTAGCGAGAGGAAGCGCGTAAGGTCGTCTACGACCCCCCTCTTAACGTCCACCTCCTTCTCGTGGGTTATTAGCTTAGGCACCTTGGCGGAGAAAACGAAAGGCTTAGGCGTAGACCTAGCCCACGCCTTAACGATACTGGGTGGCGGATAGCTATAGAACGTGGAGTCTATTTCAACCGTGCTAAACACCTCAGAATACTGACGGAGCATGTACTTATCGCTATCATAGAGCACCCCCACCCAGTCTACGTAAGACCAGCCCGAAGTCCCTAGGAAGAGAGAGGCCACTTTAACCACCTGCTTCTTTAACGTAAAGGCTAGTGACCTCTAGTTACGTCCAGCTTGAAAGCTTTGCCTGTAGCCTAAGCGCGCGGAAGCCTTCCATTCGCTTAATTAGCTTGTCCACCCTGTCTTCAGCAAAGCCCCTCTCATCGCACAGGAAGCGCTTGAGGCCTTCAGCGTTTAGCTCACAATAGTCTAGGCTGTAGTCATGAGTAACGGGGGGGTTGAGGAAAAACTCCTTAACTTCGTCGATGTGGCTCGGTAATTGAGACCTTATCGAGCTAGGGATGGACTCTAGTCCACCATAAGCCTTAATCAGCCTAAAGGCCCTCAGCGGCCCCACCCCCCTAATCCCCCTATTAAAGTCAGTCCCCGTCAGTATGGCTATGTCTATTAGCTGGTCTCTGGATAAGCCCAAGTAGCTAAGAGTTGCCTGAAGCTCGATCACCTCGGGCTTAAGCCTCTTAACTACACCTTTACTCGGCAGGAACTCAGTGCCTTGAATAGTTACGTACCTAACGAGCCTAGGGGATCCGAAGAGGAGCGAGTCGAAGTCCTGGCTGCCAACAGCCCATGCATCACCCTTCGCAACCATAAAGGCCGCCTGAGCCTCTCCTTCGCTGGGGGCCTCTACGTAGGGAATGCCGAGGAGCTTAAGTAGCCTCTTAGAGTCTTCCACCATGTCCCTAGTCAGGGCGCCGCTGACAACAGCCTTAGAGAAGGCTTTAGTAAAGTCTCCTCTACTAAGTGCCTCTCTCCACTCAATTAATGCCCTCTCCCTGACGCTCTTTCGCTTAGCAACTTCTTCTCGCTTAAAGCTAGGAGGGGGGCCGTCGAACACGAAGACTAAGTCGATGTCGTAGTCGTAGAGAAGTCTCGTCGAGCGAAAAGCTAAGCCAACGAGGTGAGAAGTCACCCTCCCTCGAGGATCTGTGAGCAAAGTGCCGTCCGGCTTCCTAATAAGAGCCAGAAACTGGTAGAGGACGTTGCTAGCGTCAACCGCGAGCCTCTTGCCGCGTAGCCTCCCTAGCTCCGTTACCTCCTTAACCACTAGCTTAGAGAGGCGGGCGCCCATTCTAAAGGCCTCGTAGCGTTAAGCTAGATAAAGGCTAGCCTTACATACCTACGCTAAGACGCAATGCTTAAAGACGTTAGGTAGCTTTACTTGAGTGCATCATGGCGAAGCTGAGTGAAGAGGCCGTTGAGCACTTAGCCTGGCTAGCAAGGCTTGAGCTAAGCGCTGAAGAAGTAGGACGCTTCACTGAGCAGCTAAATAGAGTGCTGGAGTACTTTAGGATCCTAGACGAGGCAGACGTAGAAGGAGTGGAGCCCGCCTTCAACATACTAGGGCTTAGTAACGTAGCTAGGGAGGATGAGGCCAGCCCCACTCTTAGTCAAAGCGAGGCCTTGAGCAATGCGTTCGAGAGCGAGGACGGCTACATAAAGGCCCCTCCGATGGTGAGCTAGTACGAGGGAGATAAGCCACTTAACCGCTTCAGAGATCTCGAAATTAGTTAGCGAGGGATCTATAGAGGCTGTGGAAATAGTGGAGGCTTGCTTCAATAGGATTGAGAGACTAGATGGCAAGATCCACGCCTTCCTAAGGACGTTTAAAGAGAGAGCTCTCCGAGAAGCTGAAAAAGTAGGGAAGCTAGTTAGGCGGGGCATCAGCCCAGGTAGGCTCGCCGGAGTCCCTATAGCAGTTAAGGACAACATATGCGTTAAAGGCGTCGAAGTCACTTGCGCCTCCAATATTCTCAGAGGATATAGGCCTCCCTATAACGCCACTGTCATTGAGAGGCTGGGGAGGGAGGGGGCCATAGTCATAGGCATGACGAACATGGACGAGTTCGCCATGGGCTCCTCCACGGAGAACAGTGCCTACGGCCCGACGAGAAACCCTTGGAGCCTAGACAGAGTACCAGGCGGATCCTCAGGGGGCTCAGCGGCCGCTGTCGCAGCTAGGATGGCGCCCCTAGCGCTAGGCTCAGATACAGGAGGCTCGATTAGGTGCCCAGCTTCGTTCTGCTCGGTTGTGGGCGTTAAGCCTACCTACGGCCTAGTTAGCCGCTACGGGCTCATAGCCTACGCGTGTAGCCTAGAGCAGATAGGGCCGTTAGCGAGGACTGTTAGAGATGCCGCACTGCTCCTTGAGGTTATAGCTGGGCACGACCCTATGGACGCAACCACCGTCGAGCCGCAGGGCAGGCTCAAGGCGGAGGAAATAGTGGGGGACGTGAGGGGGCTTAAGCTGGCTGTTCCTAGGGAGTTGATGAGTGAGGGGTGCGACCCCCGAGTGCTGAAGAGTACTTGGAGAGCTATCTACTTGCTCGAAGAGCTAGGAGCTACGTATGAAGAGGTCTCCATACCCAGCTTAAAGTACGCCCTCGCGGCCTACTACGTCATAGCCATGTCTGAGGCTAGCTCAAACCTAGCCAGGTACGATGGAGTAAGGTACGGCCATAGGGCGAGGGCTCAGGGAGACTGGTCTAGTATCTGTGCTAAGACGCGTAGAGAGGGGTTTGGAGAGGAGGTGAGGAGGAGAATTATCCTGGGCACCTTCACCCTCTCGGCTGGCTACTACGGCAGGTACTATTTAAAGGCGCTAAAGGTGAGGACCCTGGTTAGAAACGACCTCCTCTCGATATTAAGCAAGTTCGACGCTATGGTGTCCCCCACGATGCCGACCCCACCGTTTAGGATAGGGGAGAAGGTCCTCGACCCCCTATCAATGTACCTAATGGACGTAAACACCGTCCCAATGAACCTAGCAGGCGTGCCCGCTGTATCGGTGCCTTGCGACTTCGTCGATGGTCTTCCCGTCGGTCTACAAATTACATCGGCCTTCTTTAGAGAGGACTTAATGTTTAGAGTGGCGATGGCAATAGAGGAGGAGCTTAAGCTCTACTTAAAGGAGCCGCCGGGTGCTGTATAAATGGACGCCCAGGACGTAAAGATAGGACTAGAAGTCCACTGCCAACTGACGTCGCTCAAGACCAAGCTATTCTGTAGATGCCCATCTGACTATAGGGGGAGGCCTCCAAACACCTACGTATGCCCCGTCTGCCTAGGCTTACCGGGCGCCCTGCCCACAGTAAATAAGCGCGCCGTGGAGGCGGCTGTTAAGGTAGCCCTAGCCCTCAACTGCAAGCTCCTTAACCGCGTGGTATTCTACCGTAAGAACTACTTCTACCCAGACCTACCGAAGAACTATCAAATCTCACAGTATGACTATCCAATCGGGGTAGATGGAGAGGTCCGCCTAGACCTAGCCGATGGGACTAAGGTAGTGAGGGTGAAAAGGGTGCACCTTGAGGAAGACCCTGGTAGGCTGGTTTACAAGGGGAGCATCGTTGAGTCCCCCGTGACGCTCATTGATTACAATAGGGCAGGCATAGCCCTTATCGAAGTAGTGACCGAGCCAGACTTAAAATCCCCTAGAGGGGCTAGGCTCTTCCTTCAAAAGCTACGCTCAATCTTAGAGCACCTGGGGGTCTTCGACGGCTCCCTAGAGGGGGCCATGAGGTGCGATGCTAACATCTCAGTGGCTGGGGGGGCTAGGGTGGAGGTCAAGAACATCTCATCGTTTAAGGAGGTAGAGAAGGCCCTTACCTTTGAGATAATTAGGCAGCGCAACCTAATGAAGATGGGGAGGAGGGTCGTGAGGGAGACGAGGCACTGGGACGAGGCTAGGGGGGTAACGGTGGCGTTGAGGATGAAGGAGGAGGAGATGGACTACAGGTACTTCCCTGAGCCAGACTTACCTCCAATAGAGCTGACCTCGGACTTCATAGCTAAGCTGCGCAGTGAGCTACCTGAGCTACCTGACGCTAGGAGGGTGAGGATAGTTAAGCAGTACGGAGTAGCTGAAAGCGAGGCAGCGATCTTAGTAAGTAGTAAGGCGCTAGCCGACTATTTCGAGGAGGCGGCGGCAAAGTGCGTCAATTCAGCCATGTTGGCTAAGCTAGTGGTCCACGGACTGCTGGGGGCCTTAAACTACCATGGGATAGACTTGAAAGAGTCGAAGGCCACCCCAGACCACCTAGCTGAGCTCGTGGACTTAGTGGAGAGGGGCGTGATCACGGAGAAGACCGCTAAGTACTTAATGAGGGAGATGGTGGTCGAGGGGAAGCCACCGGGCCAAATAGTCGCTGAGCGCGGTCTACAGCGGCTAGCCGATGTAGAGCTACTGGAAGAAGTAGTGAATCAGGTGGTGAGCAGTGAGAAAGAAGACGTGGAGACCGCTATGAGAGATGAGAAGGTAATCCACCACCTGGTGGGTCACGTACTGAAGATGACTAAGATGAGGGCAGATCCTAAGCTAGTCTACGAGCTACTGAGGGGCAGGCTCATGGAGCTTAGGGAGGAGGGGCTTGAAGGCGCTAGGGGTTGACGTAGGAGGGGTCAATCTAAAGGCTGCCTTAGTGAGCCTAGAGGAAAGGGGAGTGAAGATCTATACGCGATCACGCTACCTACCAGTGTGGAAAGTTGGTAAAAAGGGGGTTGAGGAAGGGGTTAAGGGCTTAGCTTCTTGGGCTAGGGAGGTTGATGCTGTCGCCGTCACGATGACGGCAGAGCTCTCCGACCTCTACTTCGTCAAGCGTGAAGGAGTAAACCACGTCTTAGACTGCGTGGAGGCCTCCTTCAAAGAGAGGAGGGTGGGGGTTGTCAATGTCAAGGCTGAGCTAGTAAGCATAGAAGAGGCTAGATCGCGCTTCATGGAGGTAGCAGCCGCCAACTGGGCTGCTTCAGGCTGGCTAGCAGGCAGGATCATGGACACCTGCGTCCTCATAGACGTAGGGAGCACGACCACCACCATCACCCCAGTGGTTAAGGGGAGGCCAGCAGCTAGGGGGCTTAATGATCTAGAGAAATTGACGTGTGGAGAGCTAGTGTACACTGGAGCTCTGAGGACAAACGTGGCTGCTCTAGCTAAACTAGTACCTCTAAGAAGCAGCTTCGTAAGAGTATCGCCCGAGCTCTTCGCTATTACAGGCGACGTGCACGTAGTCCTCGGCCACATCAGCCCCTCTGACTACACGGTCGATACACCTGACGGGAGGGGGGTAACACGGAGGGAGGCCTTAGCGAGGCTGGCGAGGGTGGTGTGCGCTGACATAGAGGCGCTGAGCGAAGAGGAAGTGGTCGAGCTAGCTAGGTTCCTCTACCGTAAGCAAGTCGAGGAGGTGGCTGATGCTATTCAACAAGTCTACGGTAGGCTAGAAGCTGAGCTAGGCTTTAAGCCCCCTGCGCTCACTTGTGGGCTTGGGGCTTCCTTCATAGCAGAGAGGGCCTTAAGCCAGGCTGGAGTCGCTAGCGTAAAGAGGCTTAGTGACTACGTAGGCAACGCCGCTAAGATAGCCACTGCCCTAGGAGCTGCCTTAATGGCGCTAAGCTGCGAGGGGCACGAGCCAGTGCTCCAAAGAGCAGAGGTCTATGAGGCCTAGTGCCGTCGTAAAGATTGGGGGGAGCTTACTAAGACACCCTGATGAGCTGAAGGCGCTATGCTTAGAGCTTGGAGGGCTAATGAGCAAGAAGCACTTACTCATTGTCCCAGGCGGAGGGGAGTTCGCAGATATCGTAAGGAGGATAGACGTTGAGCTTAACCTAAAGCCTGAAGTCTCCCACTTAATGGCGCTGATGTCCATGAACGTCTACGGGCTGCTCTTAGCTAGCTTAATACCGGGGGCCAGAGCCATTGAGGAGCTGGGTGAAGCGGAGGAAGGGTCAGCAGTAATACTGCCGTATAGAGAAGCTAGTAGAGACCCGGGGCTCTTAGTAGGCTGGGATGTAACAGGGGACGCCATAGCTGCAAGGCTAGCTGAGCGGCTTAGAGCTAAGCTCTTAGTCTTAGTTAAGGAGGTCGACGGCCTACTAGATAGTAGTGGGAGGCTGATAGAGGAGGTTGAAGCTAGTAAGCTAAGAGGATGGAGCTGCGTAGACCCTGTAGCACCGGTAATTATTAAGAGAGCTAAGATACCATGCCTCGTGGTTAATGGGTTATTCAGAGAGAGGCTCGTTAACGCCCTCTATGGCAATAGGCCCCTCGGGACCTTGATAAAGCCTTAGCTCCATCCTAGCCTCGATAGAGGACTCTACGAGCCTCCTCCCCTCTTCAGTATTAAAAAGTGGGAGCTCCCATACTTCACGCAGCCTAATTCGCAGGGCCTCTTCCTCCATGCCCTTAATCGGGTTAAAGCCCCTAACGACTTCGCGGGCCCACGTCAACGCCACCCCTCTACGCTGCCAGGCTGGAGTAGAAGCTAAGTTAATACCTGCCTCCCTAAACACTATTTCATGTAAATCCCTCGCCTTCAACCCCTTAAGCTTAGTCGAGGCCTCACGCGGACTTGCACCTTTACTAAGCAGAGCGTAGTAGGCATAGGAGTTCAAGTGGTTCCTCCAAGCCTCCATCTGCCTCCAAGCCATGTATTCCACTATTGAGTCCCTGCTCAACAACACTACGCGGGCGTCAAAGGCCACGGGGATCCAGTACCCAAGCTTACGCTCGAGCTCAACAGCCATCCTGCTGCTCATTAAGCTAGGCATAATCGACACGAGCTTCTCAACCCTTCGGCCGAACGAGGACTCGCCATTAAAGAGGAAGCTCGCCTCATCAGATTGTATGTACGTGAAGAGTGGGTTGAAGCCCCCTCCATATACAGCCTTAGCAGCCTGAACCATGAGCCTCGCGAAGCCTTCATCGAAGGGCTTAGCGAAGCCCACCTTCTCGCATAGCTTCCTAAAGCCCC
Protein-coding regions in this window:
- the gatA gene encoding Asp-tRNA(Asn)/Glu-tRNA(Gln) amidotransferase subunit GatA, with the translated sequence MSKLVSEGSIEAVEIVEACFNRIERLDGKIHAFLRTFKERALREAEKVGKLVRRGISPGRLAGVPIAVKDNICVKGVEVTCASNILRGYRPPYNATVIERLGREGAIVIGMTNMDEFAMGSSTENSAYGPTRNPWSLDRVPGGSSGGSAAAVAARMAPLALGSDTGGSIRCPASFCSVVGVKPTYGLVSRYGLIAYACSLEQIGPLARTVRDAALLLEVIAGHDPMDATTVEPQGRLKAEEIVGDVRGLKLAVPRELMSEGCDPRVLKSTWRAIYLLEELGATYEEVSIPSLKYALAAYYVIAMSEASSNLARYDGVRYGHRARAQGDWSSICAKTRREGFGEEVRRRIILGTFTLSAGYYGRYYLKALKVRTLVRNDLLSILSKFDAMVSPTMPTPPFRIGEKVLDPLSMYLMDVNTVPMNLAGVPAVSVPCDFVDGLPVGLQITSAFFREDLMFRVAMAIEEELKLYLKEPPGAV
- the gatC gene encoding Asp-tRNA(Asn)/Glu-tRNA(Gln) amidotransferase subunit GatC, translated to MAKLSEEAVEHLAWLARLELSAEEVGRFTEQLNRVLEYFRILDEADVEGVEPAFNILGLSNVAREDEASPTLSQSEALSNAFESEDGYIKAPPMVS
- a CDS encoding DUF72 domain-containing protein gives rise to the protein MVKVASLFLGTSGWSYVDWVGVLYDSDKYMLRQYSEVFSTVEIDSTFYSYPPPSIVKAWARSTPKPFVFSAKVPKLITHEKEVDVKRGVVDDLTRFLSLLSPLREAGKLGPLLFQLPPSLSLDAEKLEKLLAELPEGYKFAIEFREPSWIAEEVFKLLERFEVAYVVVDEPLLPPLVRTTAPFTYVRWHGRGARPWYNYYYSLDELKSWVPRLSDALSRVEALYGYFNNHFHGYAVANCLQMLNLMGRLNARQAELLSRAESFLAGRRVAPPPMVMARREAEARSILSSSDPARLLQLFMDKRRFERTREIPDEEVRLEEAGPRLLKARVKEYTIILDLDSKVVLHDCADWSRVAVAKQFCKHLGKLFMKIPRQTAVELLRRLYGEREEWTFRPLVGEVEA
- the fen gene encoding flap endonuclease-1, which encodes MGARLSKLVVKEVTELGRLRGKRLAVDASNVLYQFLALIRKPDGTLLTDPRGRVTSHLVGLAFRSTRLLYDYDIDLVFVFDGPPPSFKREEVAKRKSVRERALIEWREALSRGDFTKAFSKAVVSGALTRDMVEDSKRLLKLLGIPYVEAPSEGEAQAAFMVAKGDAWAVGSQDFDSLLFGSPRLVRYVTIQGTEFLPSKGVVKRLKPEVIELQATLSYLGLSRDQLIDIAILTGTDFNRGIRGVGPLRAFRLIKAYGGLESIPSSIRSQLPSHIDEVKEFFLNPPVTHDYSLDYCELNAEGLKRFLCDERGFAEDRVDKLIKRMEGFRALRLQAKLSSWT
- a CDS encoding aldehyde ferredoxin oxidoreductase family protein, whose protein sequence is MIKGGYLGKVARVNLKDKRVKIEEVSEEFAVKYVGGRGWAARLLWDEARDVSSAFDPSNELLVMTGPLTATIAPGACKTTLASISPATNIYGDSNVGGMFGIELKQSGLDGIVLEGASDRPVYIWIDEGGIDIRDASYLWGLGSLEAEREIKKELGEDVSTLTIGPAGENLVKFACVTCDYGNQAARTGMGAVMGYKKVKAIAAKGSRSVPVARVDEAMEIFEEILNYMLSREEIKAWWSQGLMQVVEWAQEASCLPAFNFKSTIFKHASQIGGAAIAKAKQRDVACYLCPMACKKLVEARGRMVIGPEYETAVFLGSNVGVSSLEDVAYANWLCDNLGLDTISAGAAVAFLMECREEGLISEDELEGLDASFGNAEALFKLLEMIAYRRGIGGLLAEGVERAASKLGERAKRAAMHVKGLEVTGYDVRAAPAMALAYATADIGAHHNRAWAITYDVKVGRDSYGEDKVKWVVYLQHVRPLFDCLGVCRLPWVELGVDLKLYAKLYEATTGVKTELSELLKSSERVFNLTRAIAVYRGLSKDKDTLPERFFEDPIPEGPLKGAKLDRDKFQQMICKYYDVRGWDPETGWPTLSKLRELGLSDVAEALYGGRGK
- a CDS encoding tRNA 5'-guanylyltransferase, producing MPPLDFKQGELFASVRVPPGLFFVIRCDGRGFRKLCEKVGFAKPFDEGFARLMVQAAKAVYGGGFNPLFTYIQSDEASFLFNGESSFGRRVEKLVSIMPSLMSSRMAVELERKLGYWIPVAFDARVVLLSRDSIVEYMAWRQMEAWRNHLNSYAYYALLSKGASPREASTKLKGLKARDLHEIVFREAGINLASTPAWQRRGVALTWAREVVRGFNPIKGMEEEALRIRLREVWELPLFNTEEGRRLVESSIEARMELRLYQGPEGPIAIEGVNEPLSE
- the proC gene encoding pyrroline-5-carboxylate reductase; translation: MRLGIIGAGRIGEALISGLLKAGFVKPSGVMASDVSEARLRHISSAYGVECVSDNVKVARSCETVVLSVKPKDVHKVLEEIKGELTASHLLISIAAGVATSYIAKVLSKRVPIVRAMPNVAVLVREGMTVVAPGPWAEEHHVKLAEELFSSVGKVMRLPEDFFDAVTALSGSGPAYASLIVEAMIDAGIRVGLPREAATILAAQSVLGAAKMLLETGEHPAKLREMVTTPAGVTIEGIVELEEGRLRATIIKAITRATQRSKELLNQ
- the gatB gene encoding Asp-tRNA(Asn)/Glu-tRNA(Gln) amidotransferase subunit GatB → MDAQDVKIGLEVHCQLTSLKTKLFCRCPSDYRGRPPNTYVCPVCLGLPGALPTVNKRAVEAAVKVALALNCKLLNRVVFYRKNYFYPDLPKNYQISQYDYPIGVDGEVRLDLADGTKVVRVKRVHLEEDPGRLVYKGSIVESPVTLIDYNRAGIALIEVVTEPDLKSPRGARLFLQKLRSILEHLGVFDGSLEGAMRCDANISVAGGARVEVKNISSFKEVEKALTFEIIRQRNLMKMGRRVVRETRHWDEARGVTVALRMKEEEMDYRYFPEPDLPPIELTSDFIAKLRSELPELPDARRVRIVKQYGVAESEAAILVSSKALADYFEEAAAKCVNSAMLAKLVVHGLLGALNYHGIDLKESKATPDHLAELVDLVERGVITEKTAKYLMREMVVEGKPPGQIVAERGLQRLADVELLEEVVNQVVSSEKEDVETAMRDEKVIHHLVGHVLKMTKMRADPKLVYELLRGRLMELREEGLEGARG
- a CDS encoding H4MPT-linked C1 transfer pathway protein, which translates into the protein MKALGVDVGGVNLKAALVSLEERGVKIYTRSRYLPVWKVGKKGVEEGVKGLASWAREVDAVAVTMTAELSDLYFVKREGVNHVLDCVEASFKERRVGVVNVKAELVSIEEARSRFMEVAAANWAASGWLAGRIMDTCVLIDVGSTTTTITPVVKGRPAARGLNDLEKLTCGELVYTGALRTNVAALAKLVPLRSSFVRVSPELFAITGDVHVVLGHISPSDYTVDTPDGRGVTRREALARLARVVCADIEALSEEEVVELARFLYRKQVEEVADAIQQVYGRLEAELGFKPPALTCGLGASFIAERALSQAGVASVKRLSDYVGNAAKIATALGAALMALSCEGHEPVLQRAEVYEA
- a CDS encoding 4Fe-4S dicluster domain-containing protein gives rise to the protein MRREWVAAFQRPGIELVFDSSRCLGCLSCQVVCAHRFFKVVNTEGSGIRLLANELRDVKAKYCKQCSEPACLESCGVGAIYRVGGLVCIDYDSCTGCGACVSSCPFGLMFWFKEASLPVKCNLCGGSPLCVKLCPRGALGVVVRD